From one Heterodontus francisci isolate sHetFra1 chromosome 17, sHetFra1.hap1, whole genome shotgun sequence genomic stretch:
- the dhodh gene encoding dihydroorotate dehydrogenase (quinone), mitochondrial isoform X1, whose amino-acid sequence MASSTLKRRLREAVRVLGGGTCLFFAYCTAVGDEKFYAKLLMPTLQRFVDPETAHTLSIRFISRGLIPWSKCTDSSALEVNVFGQKFKNPVGIAAGFDKHGEAVAGLYKMGFGFVEVGSVTPQPQDGNPRPRVFRLEPDQAVINRYGFNSQGFIAVQQRLQARSETQEQLTKAGRPLGINLGKNKLSKDATADYVEGVRVLGPLADYLVVNLSSPNTPGLRALQSKDELRSLLEKVLKERDALKVNRKPAVLLKIAPDLTAQDIKDIARVVTELGVDGLIVTNTTVSRPQSLQDPLQTQLGGLSGVPLKEMSTQTVKDMYSLTKGRVPIIGVGGISSGADALEKIRAGATLIQLYTVFIYQGPPVVNKIKRELEQLLKEQGFSSIAEAVGADHRPREVQLPGPVMDNVRVAPVATNKAATA is encoded by the exons ATGGCCAGCAGCACACTGAAG agacgtttaagagaggCCGTTCGCGTGCTGGGTGGTGGCACTTGTCTGTTTTTCGCCTATTGTACTGCTGTTGGGGATGAGAAGTTTTATGCCAAACTCCTAATGCCTACTCTGCAGAGGTTTGTGGATCCAGAAACAGCACATACTCTTTCTATCCGTTTTATTTCCAGGGGATTAATCCCGTGGTCAAAATGCACGGATTCCTCCGCCCTG GAGGTAAATGTATTTGGCCAAAAATTCAAGAACCCAGTGGGAATTGCAGCGGGGTTCGACAAacatggggaggcagtggctgGCCTTTACAAAATGGGGTTCGGATTTGTGGAGGTAGGAAGTGTCACACCACAACCCCAGGATGGAAATCCCAGACCTAGGGTCTTCAGACTGGAGCCTGATCAGGCTGTCATCAACAG gtaTGGTTTTAATAGTCAAGGTTTTATTGCGGTACAGCAGAGGCTTCAAGCTCGGTCGGAAACCCAGGAGCAGCTTACAAAAG CGGGAAGACCTTTGGGTATAAATCTCGGAAAGAACAAGTTGTCTAAGGACGCTACAGCTGATTATGTGGAAGGAGTTCGGGTCCTGGGCCCACTGGCTGACTATCTGGTTGTTAATCTGTCCAGTCCCAACACCCCAGGTTTAAGAGCACTTCAGAGCAAGGATGAGCTTCGCAGCCTGTTGGAAAAG GTATTGAAGGAAAGAGATGCTCTGAAAGTCAACCGGAAGCCAGCTGTACTTTTAAAAATTGCTCCAGATCTGACAGCTCAAGATATAAAAGATATTGCTCGTGTTGTAACAGAG CTGGGAGTTGATGGTCTTATCGTGACGAACACCACAGTCAGCAGGCCGCAGTCTCTTCAAGACCCACTACAGACTCAACTCGGGGGCTTGAGTGGAGTGCCACTGAAGGAAATGTCAACACAGACTGTGAAAGACATGTATTCACTAACCAAAG GAAGGGTTCCTATTATTGGGGTGGGTGGAATCAGCAGTGGAGCTGATGCCCTTGAGAAGATCCGAGCAGGAGCCACTTTGATCCAATTGTACACAGTCTTCATATATCAAGGACCCCCTGTGGTAAACAAAATCAAACGGGAGCTGGAGCAGCTGTTAAA GGAACAAGGATTTTCCAGTATTGCTGAAGCAGTGGGTGCAGATCACAGGCCTCGAGAGGTACAGTTGCCAGGACCCGTAATGGACAATGTTCGGGTTGCCCCTGTTGCTACAAACAAGGCAGCTACTGCGTAG
- the dhodh gene encoding dihydroorotate dehydrogenase (quinone), mitochondrial isoform X2, with protein MPTLQRFVDPETAHTLSIRFISRGLIPWSKCTDSSALEVNVFGQKFKNPVGIAAGFDKHGEAVAGLYKMGFGFVEVGSVTPQPQDGNPRPRVFRLEPDQAVINRYGFNSQGFIAVQQRLQARSETQEQLTKAGRPLGINLGKNKLSKDATADYVEGVRVLGPLADYLVVNLSSPNTPGLRALQSKDELRSLLEKVLKERDALKVNRKPAVLLKIAPDLTAQDIKDIARVVTELGVDGLIVTNTTVSRPQSLQDPLQTQLGGLSGVPLKEMSTQTVKDMYSLTKGRVPIIGVGGISSGADALEKIRAGATLIQLYTVFIYQGPPVVNKIKRELEQLLKEQGFSSIAEAVGADHRPREVQLPGPVMDNVRVAPVATNKAATA; from the exons ATGCCTACTCTGCAGAGGTTTGTGGATCCAGAAACAGCACATACTCTTTCTATCCGTTTTATTTCCAGGGGATTAATCCCGTGGTCAAAATGCACGGATTCCTCCGCCCTG GAGGTAAATGTATTTGGCCAAAAATTCAAGAACCCAGTGGGAATTGCAGCGGGGTTCGACAAacatggggaggcagtggctgGCCTTTACAAAATGGGGTTCGGATTTGTGGAGGTAGGAAGTGTCACACCACAACCCCAGGATGGAAATCCCAGACCTAGGGTCTTCAGACTGGAGCCTGATCAGGCTGTCATCAACAG gtaTGGTTTTAATAGTCAAGGTTTTATTGCGGTACAGCAGAGGCTTCAAGCTCGGTCGGAAACCCAGGAGCAGCTTACAAAAG CGGGAAGACCTTTGGGTATAAATCTCGGAAAGAACAAGTTGTCTAAGGACGCTACAGCTGATTATGTGGAAGGAGTTCGGGTCCTGGGCCCACTGGCTGACTATCTGGTTGTTAATCTGTCCAGTCCCAACACCCCAGGTTTAAGAGCACTTCAGAGCAAGGATGAGCTTCGCAGCCTGTTGGAAAAG GTATTGAAGGAAAGAGATGCTCTGAAAGTCAACCGGAAGCCAGCTGTACTTTTAAAAATTGCTCCAGATCTGACAGCTCAAGATATAAAAGATATTGCTCGTGTTGTAACAGAG CTGGGAGTTGATGGTCTTATCGTGACGAACACCACAGTCAGCAGGCCGCAGTCTCTTCAAGACCCACTACAGACTCAACTCGGGGGCTTGAGTGGAGTGCCACTGAAGGAAATGTCAACACAGACTGTGAAAGACATGTATTCACTAACCAAAG GAAGGGTTCCTATTATTGGGGTGGGTGGAATCAGCAGTGGAGCTGATGCCCTTGAGAAGATCCGAGCAGGAGCCACTTTGATCCAATTGTACACAGTCTTCATATATCAAGGACCCCCTGTGGTAAACAAAATCAAACGGGAGCTGGAGCAGCTGTTAAA GGAACAAGGATTTTCCAGTATTGCTGAAGCAGTGGGTGCAGATCACAGGCCTCGAGAGGTACAGTTGCCAGGACCCGTAATGGACAATGTTCGGGTTGCCCCTGTTGCTACAAACAAGGCAGCTACTGCGTAG